A single region of the Bartonella harrusi genome encodes:
- a CDS encoding DUF1214 domain-containing protein encodes MFVKIMVPFFIFAFSILCGILSVDYALNSFHHFGRFTIGQWSAYPQVGTTNTDPYTRARAAKRGDISIGHTEGLIFQIWKDNHGRPLQANCHYLMKGYIPEARFFTLYTADRSLKPYTSSHKIPFELYSNNITYESDGSFFINISQKPHPGNWLAMVSPKEFGLILTLYDTSIISATALQKLTMPSVEQIPSGQINCD; translated from the coding sequence ATGTTTGTCAAGATTATGGTTCCCTTTTTCATTTTTGCTTTTTCCATTTTATGCGGGATATTGAGTGTTGATTATGCACTCAATTCCTTTCATCATTTTGGACGCTTTACAATTGGACAATGGAGTGCTTATCCTCAAGTGGGAACAACCAACACTGATCCCTATACGCGTGCGCGCGCTGCCAAACGAGGTGATATATCAATTGGACACACAGAAGGTCTCATTTTCCAAATTTGGAAAGATAACCACGGGCGTCCACTCCAAGCAAATTGCCATTACTTAATGAAAGGTTATATCCCTGAAGCACGCTTTTTTACCCTTTATACAGCGGATAGATCACTCAAACCATATACTTCATCTCACAAAATACCATTCGAACTCTACAGCAATAATATTACCTATGAGAGTGATGGTTCCTTTTTCATCAATATTTCACAAAAGCCGCACCCAGGCAATTGGCTTGCAATGGTTAGCCCAAAAGAATTTGGTCTTATTCTTACCTTATATGATACCTCAATCATCTCCGCAACGGCATTGCAAAAACTTACGATGCCATCAGTGGAACAAATTCCATCAGGACAAATAAACTGTGATTAG
- a CDS encoding DUF1254 domain-containing protein, with protein sequence MIRFIYIGLLAIIGAVIVHICVLFLIPYWTQNNIWTELKKSGAPYQFVDLDAQNPIQQSTDPFFLLKVCRFNLENGPVHLKALKTTQFWSFAAYTYDGIIFYSLNDRTAPDATLDLIIGKPIQIIELKQSKPKNNINSVLVAKNLNKGFVLLRIFAPSFLAKKESEAFFSSATCHILNE encoded by the coding sequence GTGATTAGATTCATTTACATCGGACTTCTTGCCATCATTGGCGCTGTCATTGTCCATATTTGCGTTCTCTTTCTCATACCCTATTGGACGCAAAATAATATATGGACAGAACTGAAAAAATCTGGAGCCCCCTATCAATTCGTTGACTTAGATGCTCAGAATCCTATTCAACAATCTACGGATCCATTTTTTCTTCTTAAAGTCTGCCGATTTAATCTAGAAAATGGTCCTGTTCATTTAAAGGCTTTGAAAACAACACAATTTTGGTCATTCGCCGCCTACACATATGATGGAATTATTTTCTATAGCCTTAATGATCGCACTGCTCCTGATGCTACACTCGACCTCATCATTGGAAAACCAATACAAATTATAGAACTTAAACAATCAAAGCCTAAAAACAATATCAATTCAGTTTTGGTCGCTAAAAATTTGAATAAAGGTTTTGTACTCTTACGCATTTTTGCTCCCTCTTTTCTTGCTAAGAAAGAGAGTGAAGCCTTCTTTTCATCTGCAACTTGTCACATATTGAATGAATAA
- a CDS encoding DUF1499 domain-containing protein codes for MKKKYVRFVSRAAVWSPRFSGLAFFILLFSVFLQRFSVIHVVDFIILTVISACCIVVSLFLAFKALYNLWVFGALGGMKALKGIIYSLITGTPLVLFFGGWFTLPALHDVSTDTQRPPAFFRATRPNDALPLKSVLTEQTALQMLQWPEMSGRRYDGSPERIRKLVLNVLETYDWPVVAQREFTEKENEIYIETIAKTFYLGFISDIVIRLTDEGDTTFVDMRSASRYLPRDLGTNAAFIIDFMDALDTEVASLPLSQDGE; via the coding sequence ATGAAAAAAAAATATGTTCGGTTCGTTTCAAGGGCCGCAGTGTGGTCTCCCCGTTTTAGCGGGTTGGCGTTTTTTATTTTATTATTTTCAGTGTTTCTACAGCGTTTTTCTGTCATCCATGTCGTTGACTTTATAATTTTAACTGTCATTTCTGCTTGCTGTATTGTTGTTTCTCTTTTTCTTGCATTCAAAGCACTTTACAATTTATGGGTGTTTGGCGCTCTGGGTGGAATGAAAGCTTTAAAAGGGATTATTTATTCATTAATTACTGGTACGCCATTGGTGTTATTTTTTGGGGGATGGTTTACTTTACCAGCTCTTCATGATGTCTCTACTGACACACAAAGACCACCCGCTTTTTTTCGTGCAACACGCCCCAATGATGCTTTGCCGCTTAAGAGTGTTTTAACTGAACAAACAGCCTTACAAATGTTACAATGGCCGGAAATGTCAGGACGTCGTTATGACGGTTCACCTGAACGTATTCGTAAATTAGTTCTCAATGTGTTAGAAACTTATGACTGGCCTGTTGTGGCTCAAAGAGAGTTTACAGAAAAAGAAAATGAGATTTATATTGAAACGATAGCAAAAACTTTTTACCTTGGCTTTATTTCAGATATTGTCATCCGTTTAACTGATGAAGGGGATACAACTTTCGTTGATATGCGCTCCGCTTCTCGTTATTTGCCAAGAGATTTGGGGACAAATGCTGCTTTTATTATCGATTTTATGGATGCACTTGATACAGAAGTCGCTTCCCTCCCCCTTTCTCAAGATGGTGAGTAG